The sequence CACCTTGCGTTGGGTAATTTGTTTCGATCTCGAGGGGAAGTTGACCGCGCTATCCGTATTCACCAGAACCTAATCTCTCGCTCTGGCCTTACAATCGAGCAGAAAAATATCGCTCTTCAGCAGCTAGCGAAAGATTATATGGCATCTGGATTTCTCGACCGAGCGGAAAAAATATTTGAGCAACTTGTTGAAGAGCCTGACCATAAAGAAGCTGCTCTAGGGCAATTAGTTGCTATATATCAACAAACTCGCGAATGGACGAAGGCGATTCACTATGCCTCGCTCCTTGTAAAGCTTGGCCGTAAAAAAATGAAGAGCGATATTGCTCATTTTTGGTGTGAGCTCGCGATGCACGAGAAAGCAGAAGGCAATGACGCAAAAGCGTTGCAGAATTTTAAAAAAGCACTTTCGGAAGACCCTAAATGTGTCCGTGCAAGTATGGCTTTGGGACGCGCTTTTTTAGAGTGTGAAGATTATCCAAATGCGATTAAGTATATGGAAATGGTGTTGGAACAAGATGCCGATTTCGTTAGCGAAATATTGCCAACCTTGGCGGACAGCTACCATAATTTGGGGCAGGAAGACGAACTCCTAGATTTTTTGCGTCAATGCATTGTGAGCAAAGCCGGTGCATCTGCTGAGCTAATGCTTGCTCAACTGGTAGCGCAACATGAAGGTACCGGTGCGGCTCAAGAATTGTTAACTCGTCAGCTAGTTAAAAATCCTACGATGCGTGGTTTTTATCGTCTGATGGATTACCACTTAGCGGAAGCAGAAGAGGGGCGTGCCAAAGCAAGTCTTGATACTCTGCAGAAATTAGTTGGCGAGCAGTTAAAAGTTAAGCCTCACTATCGATGTCGAAAGTGTGGTTTTTCAACCCATTCACTTTATTGGCACTGCCCTTCATGTAAAGGGTGGGGGACGATTAAGCCTATTCGAGGGCTTGATGGTGAATAAAGATCAGGATCGGATGATCCATTTATAAAATAGCAGCGGTGATCCCGCTGCTTTTTTTAGGCACGTTACATGTAAGTTAGGAGATGAGATGAACGACCAAAAAGTTATAGTGGCACTAGATTATGACAATCAAAAAGACGCACTTTCTTTTGTCGATAGAATCGACCCAAATTCTTGCCGCCTGAAAGTAGGCAAAGAGATGTTTACTTTGTTTGGTCCAGATTTCGTTAAAGAGTTACACAAGCGAGACTTCTCCGTATTTCTAGACTTAAAGTTCCACGACATTCCTAATACTTGTTCAAAAGCGGTGCGCGCTGCTGCAGAGCTCGGTGTATGGATGGTGAATGTGCACGCAAGTGGTGGCGAACGCATGATGGCAGCATCTCGTGAGATTCTAGAGCCATACGGCAAGGATCGCCCTCTGCTCATTGGTGTGACTGTTCTGACTAGTATGGAACAGAGTGACTTAGCTGGTATTGGATTGGATATTGCTCCCCAGGAACAGGTAATTAGATTGGCTACTTTAACCAAAAATTCAGGTCTTGATGGCGTGGTTTGCTCGGCTCAGGAAGCGACGATGCTAAAAAGTAAGTTGGGGCAGGAGTTTAAGTTGGTGACACCAGGGATTCGTCCTGTTGGTGCGACTCTTGGCGACCAAAAGCGTGTGATGACTCCGGTCGAAGCAGTAAAATCTGGATCAGATTATCTTGTTATCGGTCGTCCAATTACTCAAGCTGCAAATCCTGCTGACGTACTCGCTGGAATCAATAACGATTTGAAACACTTTATTAAGAACTAATACTTCTAAAGGAACACACCTGAGCAATCGGAAAAACGATATACATCGTTCGGGTGTGTTCAATTATTTATAAATACTCTCTACTCCATATACTCATATCTTGTTTATCTATCATTTTCCACGATAGCGTACCAATTGTTCTGAAAAGATAACTATTCTTAATTCTAATCATTGTTTTCGACTCCTTTAACAGACTTATATGTATTTAACATTTAGCTAACCTGTTAAAAGTATGAAGTACGTCGATAAAAAATGGGTTGTAAGCTAATAATAATTCTATAACTCAAGCTTATGATTTAAGGTTTCCGTCACTTTGATTCTAAAAAGATCATATATTAGAACGGTTTAAAGTTTGCTCAGTTACAGGATGTAACTAAGCTTATAGTAATTGGTATGGAGTATTTTCCAATTGTTAGCATATATCTTACGGCGTCTTTTATTAGTAATACCCACATTTCTCGGTATTACCATTCTCATTTTTGCTATTACTCGATTTGTTCCTGGTGGTCCTGTAGAGCGGATGCTCGCTAGCATGCACTCTGTCTCGGAAAGTGCATCGATGAACGTCGCTGGAAGCAGTTCAGCTTTATCTGAAGACCAAATAGCAGAATTAAACGCATTTTATGGGTTAGATAAGCCAGTATTGGAGGCCTACTTCGAGTGGTTGTCTAAAATCCTTGTGCTCGATTTTGGTGAATCTACTCGATATTACGAACCCGTAAGCGACATGATTGCTGAACGACTGCCTGTTTCGCTGTTTTATGGCGGGATGACGTTCTTTATCAGTTACTTTATTTCTATTCCCCTTGGGTATTACAAAGCGATCAAGCATGGCTCTGTATTTGATTCGTCTTCATCGATACTCATTTTTGTCGGGTATGCATTGCCAGGCTATGTAGTAGGTGTCTTTTTAATCACAGTCTTCGCGTATAACCTTGATTGGTTTCCTATGGGTGGCTTTGTCAGTGATGACTTTGACGACTATGAAACGTTCTTTGAGCAATTCAAGAATATCATGTGGCACGCGATTCTTCCTTTAATCTGTTACTTGATTGGCGACTTTGCCACGCTAACAATGACGATGAAGAATAATTTGATGGAAAACATTTCCGCAGATTACATCAGAACGGCAATTGCAAAGGGCTTACCTTTTAACACGGCGGTAAGAAAACATGCTCTACAAAACAGTTTGATTCCAATCGCGAGCCATTTTGGTAACTCATTGCTCTTTTTCATGACAGGTTCATTCCTTATCGAAGTTATTTTTAATATCGATGGAATCGGTTTATTGGGATACGAATCCATTATGGAAAGAGACTACCCAGTAGTGATGGGCATCGTCGCAATAAATGCGGTAATGCTAATGATCGGTAATATCTTATCGGATCTTTGTGTTGCGTTGGCAGATCCAAGAGTGAGGTTCGGTTCATGATTATACAATTGACTCCTTTAACTCAGAAAAAGATTAAACATTTCAAAGAGATTAAACGTGGGTACTGGTCTCTACTGATTTTATCAACGTTATTGGTGTTATCTCTGTTTGCTGAACTATTGGTGAACAGCAAGGCGTTGGT is a genomic window of Vibrio japonicus containing:
- the lapB gene encoding lipopolysaccharide assembly protein LapB is translated as MLEILFLLLPIAAAYGWYMGNRSAQQDKQNQSNQISRQYVTGLNLLLSDQSDKAVDHFIELLQVDHETIDTHLALGNLFRSRGEVDRAIRIHQNLISRSGLTIEQKNIALQQLAKDYMASGFLDRAEKIFEQLVEEPDHKEAALGQLVAIYQQTREWTKAIHYASLLVKLGRKKMKSDIAHFWCELAMHEKAEGNDAKALQNFKKALSEDPKCVRASMALGRAFLECEDYPNAIKYMEMVLEQDADFVSEILPTLADSYHNLGQEDELLDFLRQCIVSKAGASAELMLAQLVAQHEGTGAAQELLTRQLVKNPTMRGFYRLMDYHLAEAEEGRAKASLDTLQKLVGEQLKVKPHYRCRKCGFSTHSLYWHCPSCKGWGTIKPIRGLDGE
- the pyrF gene encoding orotidine-5'-phosphate decarboxylase, with the translated sequence MNDQKVIVALDYDNQKDALSFVDRIDPNSCRLKVGKEMFTLFGPDFVKELHKRDFSVFLDLKFHDIPNTCSKAVRAAAELGVWMVNVHASGGERMMAASREILEPYGKDRPLLIGVTVLTSMEQSDLAGIGLDIAPQEQVIRLATLTKNSGLDGVVCSAQEATMLKSKLGQEFKLVTPGIRPVGATLGDQKRVMTPVEAVKSGSDYLVIGRPITQAANPADVLAGINNDLKHFIKN
- a CDS encoding ABC transporter permease subunit; its protein translation is MLAYILRRLLLVIPTFLGITILIFAITRFVPGGPVERMLASMHSVSESASMNVAGSSSALSEDQIAELNAFYGLDKPVLEAYFEWLSKILVLDFGESTRYYEPVSDMIAERLPVSLFYGGMTFFISYFISIPLGYYKAIKHGSVFDSSSSILIFVGYALPGYVVGVFLITVFAYNLDWFPMGGFVSDDFDDYETFFEQFKNIMWHAILPLICYLIGDFATLTMTMKNNLMENISADYIRTAIAKGLPFNTAVRKHALQNSLIPIASHFGNSLLFFMTGSFLIEVIFNIDGIGLLGYESIMERDYPVVMGIVAINAVMLMIGNILSDLCVALADPRVRFGS